In Candidatus Epulonipiscium viviparus, one DNA window encodes the following:
- a CDS encoding ABC transporter substrate-binding protein, which yields MKKYLFACMALSMTMVGCSSTASSDDVILKAHFIGAPPADEQIVEDKLNEYLKANFGFGLEMVFTDFGDFDQKSQLIINSGEDYDIIFTCAWANDYQNNALKGAFLNLTPYLESPEYQELYETIDEGFWDGARVNGSIYAVPTQKEIALMPMYQFNKAYVEAADFDYQNVTKLSDVEPYLEFVKNTYPEAYPMLVFGDRIFGGTYDYLLGFEYPLAVDNNGKVVYMYDLPEVREHVITMGEFFEKGYVNLDAATRTGRPQLGEAYGLGLASGQPFAEVTWSLDSGYDIVAAELAKPIVTTSSTRGAMMGINQNSEHPEEALDLLQIIATDSEFHNLLNYGIEGVHYEKISDTQIERTEAGLGRYAIPSFSLGNLFNTYTLKGEPENKWEVFQQENDEAYRSPLLGFAANISDLKTELAAMNNLRAQYEPLIQTGSVDVETYIEEFRTKLNEVGMQKVIDQMQVQVDDFLK from the coding sequence ATGAAAAAATATCTTTTCGCATGTATGGCACTATCTATGACAATGGTGGGGTGCTCCTCCACGGCTTCTTCCGATGATGTTATTCTAAAAGCTCATTTTATTGGTGCGCCACCTGCAGATGAACAAATAGTAGAAGATAAGCTTAATGAGTATCTCAAGGCTAATTTTGGTTTTGGCTTAGAGATGGTATTTACAGATTTTGGTGACTTTGACCAAAAATCACAACTGATAATAAATTCTGGCGAAGACTACGATATTATTTTTACTTGTGCCTGGGCAAATGACTACCAGAACAATGCGCTAAAGGGAGCCTTTTTAAACTTAACCCCATATCTTGAGTCGCCAGAGTATCAAGAGCTATACGAAACCATCGATGAAGGGTTTTGGGACGGAGCGCGAGTTAATGGCTCGATATATGCGGTTCCGACGCAAAAAGAAATTGCTCTGATGCCGATGTATCAATTTAACAAGGCATATGTGGAGGCAGCAGATTTTGATTATCAGAATGTAACCAAACTTTCTGATGTGGAACCTTATTTGGAATTTGTGAAAAATACTTATCCAGAAGCATACCCCATGTTAGTGTTTGGCGATAGAATATTTGGAGGGACATATGATTATTTGCTAGGCTTTGAGTATCCCCTAGCTGTGGATAATAATGGAAAAGTTGTATATATGTATGATTTACCGGAAGTACGAGAGCATGTCATAACTATGGGAGAGTTTTTTGAGAAGGGTTATGTAAACTTGGATGCGGCAACGCGAACTGGCAGACCTCAGCTTGGCGAAGCGTATGGGCTCGGCTTGGCATCAGGGCAACCTTTTGCCGAAGTTACTTGGAGCCTAGATTCGGGATATGATATCGTCGCAGCAGAGCTGGCGAAACCAATTGTTACTACTAGCAGTACTCGCGGAGCTATGATGGGTATTAATCAAAACAGCGAACATCCAGAAGAGGCTCTCGATTTGCTTCAAATTATAGCAACTGATTCAGAATTTCATAATCTATTGAATTATGGCATCGAGGGTGTGCATTACGAAAAAATTAGCGATACGCAAATCGAACGCACCGAAGCTGGACTGGGAAGATATGCGATTCCGTCATTTTCATTGGGCAACTTATTTAATACGTATACGCTAAAAGGTGAGCCAGAAAATAAATGGGAAGTATTTCAGCAAGAAAACGATGAAGCATATCGTTCGCCGTTACTGGGATTTGCTGCAAATATATCGGATCTCAAAACCGAGCTTGCAGCAATGAACAACCTTCGCGCTCAATACGAACCGCTTATTCAAACAGGCTCTGTGGATGTCGAAACTTATATAGAAGAATTTAGAACTAAGTTAAACGAAGTTGGTATGCAAAAAGTTATAGATCAAATGCAAGTTCAAGTGGATGATTTTTTGAAATAA
- a CDS encoding carbohydrate ABC transporter permease yields the protein METKTDFSQISKSSNIMLHIIFTTLALLMLLPVVFVVIISFSSQNSIAENGYSFFPSELSLEAYKYVFSNGQSIMSSFLVSVIVTIGGTLLGSILMSTYAYVLSRKNFKYVKFFTVVALIPMLFSGGMVTNYLIMTTLLGLKDSLWALILPLLMSSFYIFVLKAFFQGFVPEAIIESAKVDGATEWQTFTKIVIPVGKPGIATIALFLTLGYWNDWFQAMLYIETQSKVPIQYLLIRMENTSNFLKQMSAYMGASVAEIAANMPSDTLKMAVVVIVVLPIALSYPYFQKYFVQGLTVGAVKE from the coding sequence ATGGAAACCAAAACAGATTTCTCGCAAATAAGCAAGTCGAGCAATATAATGCTCCATATTATTTTTACGACACTAGCTCTGTTGATGCTTTTGCCAGTTGTTTTTGTAGTGATCATATCGTTTAGTAGCCAAAATTCTATTGCAGAAAATGGGTATAGCTTTTTTCCATCGGAGCTGAGCTTGGAGGCATATAAATATGTTTTTAGCAATGGGCAAAGCATCATGTCATCATTTTTAGTTTCTGTGATCGTAACGATTGGTGGTACGCTATTAGGAAGCATCTTGATGTCTACCTATGCCTATGTGCTATCTCGCAAAAACTTCAAATATGTAAAATTTTTCACAGTCGTCGCATTGATCCCTATGTTATTTTCGGGTGGTATGGTAACGAACTATCTAATAATGACCACGCTTCTAGGTTTAAAAGATAGCTTATGGGCATTGATTTTGCCATTGCTAATGAGCTCATTTTATATATTTGTTCTAAAGGCATTTTTTCAAGGATTCGTGCCAGAAGCGATCATAGAATCAGCCAAAGTTGATGGAGCAACAGAGTGGCAAACTTTCACCAAAATCGTTATTCCGGTTGGCAAGCCGGGGATCGCCACTATTGCATTGTTTCTTACATTGGGATACTGGAACGACTGGTTTCAAGCGATGTTGTATATCGAAACACAAAGCAAAGTGCCTATTCAATATTTATTAATACGAATGGAAAATACAAGCAATTTTTTGAAGCAAATGTCAGCTTATATGGGTGCGAGCGTCGCGGAGATTGCAGCCAACATGCCGTCAGATACATTAAAAATGGCCGTGGTGGTAATTGTCGTATTGCCAATAGCGTTGTCCTACCCATACTTTCAAAAATATTTTGTACAGGGGCTCACAGTTGGTGCGGTAAAAGAGTAA
- a CDS encoding glycoside hydrolase family 38 C-terminal domain-containing protein — translation MKKIYLIHHSHTDIGYTDLQEKIIYNHINYIYKAMDLILAGYENDTEMKHFKWNCESYFAVERFLDDATEAQRVQFFDLVKKGNIGLSATYLNFTDLVDKYILDSKTKQMVQICKNYDTSIKVAMNADINGIPLGALDVFLENGIEFLFTNVHCHHGMYPLYKNQVPYYWERNGKKLLVWSGEHYHLSNSFGLVPTKPESADLVQVEKAYAAIMKYIAQCDANGYKYDFIPLSISGVFSDNAPPNAIIMEMINAFNSYTNEIQLEMLTIEELYSKIADKLIDVPTYSGDLTDWWSHGVGSTPYAVKHAKEAVRIHRICQALDASREVLTDQRLQNVENNLLLFAEHTWGHSSTISNPYDTMVQNLDIRNISYASKAHESASENLVRILHKKGDILQYYGRSGKVKAINPSNEEVTQVVSFYIEVWGFGDINVVCNGVKMVTQIGAHPRGIEIKFVDTFAAHEEKIYTYQEIEKAEHAVNSGIAHIGSERIQDIVNEYDPIICTLPYQLENEWFKISYESGLGVTSFYNKVENCEMLVDGAKFFEPIYEVSATNTNAYEERRLLGRNIRGLHAKKYHGRLENIQLLAHGKVYTEIELTYKLEGTKFSSIIIRFYHQIPKIDFKYKVAKTLVLDPESLYLPLALNIPAKKAYVDKADATFRPGVEQIPGTCMEYYLIDNGIIYQNQHSSIYINTLDAPLIYMGQLKSHPITLCNNEETNNDRPIYSWIMNNLWETNFKINLSGITEYCYSLGLVLDRDISKTHEAMKDNAMGITTFIIE, via the coding sequence ATGAAAAAAATATATCTCATACACCACTCCCATACAGATATTGGATATACGGACTTGCAAGAGAAAATTATCTATAACCACATTAATTATATCTATAAAGCAATGGACTTGATTTTGGCAGGCTACGAAAACGACACTGAAATGAAGCATTTTAAATGGAATTGCGAATCTTATTTTGCCGTAGAGAGATTTTTGGATGATGCAACAGAGGCGCAACGAGTTCAGTTTTTTGATCTGGTAAAAAAAGGCAATATAGGCTTGTCTGCAACATATCTAAACTTCACCGATTTGGTGGATAAGTATATACTAGATTCCAAGACCAAGCAAATGGTTCAAATTTGTAAAAATTATGATACATCTATTAAAGTAGCCATGAACGCAGATATAAACGGGATTCCATTAGGCGCGTTAGATGTATTTTTGGAGAACGGAATAGAGTTTTTATTCACCAACGTCCATTGCCATCATGGCATGTATCCGCTATATAAAAATCAGGTGCCATACTATTGGGAGCGCAACGGCAAAAAGTTACTAGTCTGGAGCGGCGAGCACTACCATCTTAGCAATAGCTTTGGGCTTGTGCCAACTAAACCAGAAAGCGCGGATCTCGTTCAGGTTGAGAAAGCGTACGCGGCAATCATGAAATATATAGCTCAATGCGATGCCAATGGATATAAATACGACTTTATTCCGCTATCGATATCGGGAGTATTTAGCGACAACGCGCCTCCTAATGCTATAATAATGGAAATGATCAACGCGTTTAACTCGTATACAAATGAAATTCAGCTCGAAATGCTAACGATTGAAGAGCTCTATAGTAAGATAGCAGATAAGCTGATCGACGTTCCAACATATAGCGGGGACTTAACCGACTGGTGGTCACACGGGGTAGGAAGCACTCCATACGCGGTAAAGCATGCCAAAGAGGCCGTTAGAATTCATAGAATTTGCCAAGCCCTGGATGCCAGCCGCGAGGTGCTTACCGACCAGAGACTGCAAAACGTCGAGAACAACCTGCTGCTATTTGCAGAGCATACTTGGGGGCATTCATCCACAATTAGTAATCCATACGATACAATGGTCCAAAACCTCGATATCAGAAATATCAGCTACGCATCAAAGGCACACGAAAGCGCATCAGAAAACCTAGTCCGTATACTGCATAAAAAAGGCGACATCTTGCAATATTATGGCAGATCTGGCAAAGTTAAAGCCATTAATCCGTCAAACGAGGAAGTTACACAAGTGGTATCATTCTATATTGAAGTGTGGGGCTTTGGCGATATAAACGTCGTATGCAATGGAGTCAAGATGGTAACTCAAATCGGTGCGCATCCAAGAGGCATCGAAATAAAATTTGTTGACACATTTGCCGCGCATGAAGAAAAAATTTACACTTACCAAGAAATCGAGAAAGCTGAACATGCGGTAAACTCAGGAATTGCACACATCGGTTCAGAGCGCATCCAAGATATTGTAAATGAGTACGACCCGATAATTTGTACTTTGCCGTATCAGCTAGAAAACGAGTGGTTTAAAATCAGCTACGAAAGCGGTCTTGGGGTAACATCATTTTATAATAAGGTAGAAAATTGTGAGATGCTAGTAGACGGTGCCAAGTTTTTTGAGCCTATCTACGAAGTGAGTGCAACAAACACAAATGCCTATGAGGAAAGACGTCTACTAGGCAGAAACATCCGAGGTTTGCATGCCAAAAAATATCATGGCAGACTAGAGAATATCCAGTTGCTAGCCCATGGCAAAGTATATACAGAAATTGAGCTTACGTATAAATTAGAGGGCACCAAATTTAGCTCGATAATAATCAGATTCTATCACCAGATTCCTAAAATAGACTTCAAGTATAAAGTCGCAAAGACCCTGGTATTAGATCCCGAAAGCTTATATTTACCGTTAGCGCTAAACATACCGGCTAAAAAAGCATACGTAGATAAAGCCGATGCGACATTTAGACCGGGCGTTGAGCAAATACCAGGAACGTGCATGGAATACTACTTGATCGATAATGGAATAATATACCAAAATCAGCACAGTAGCATATATATTAATACCCTTGATGCTCCTCTTATATATATGGGGCAATTGAAATCGCATCCAATCACGCTGTGTAATAATGAAGAAACAAATAACGATAGACCGATATATTCTTGGATTATGAATAACCTCTGGGAAACTAATTTCAAGATTAATTTATCGGGCATCACCGAGTATTGCTATAGCCTAGGACTTGTGTTAGATCGAGATATTTCAAAAACGCACGAAGCCATGAAAGATAATGCAATGGGTATTACAACTTTTATTATTGAATAG
- a CDS encoding ABC transporter substrate-binding protein, translating to MKLKKYLLTFLIASMSIVGVGCSNSDQDNDAVTLKAHFIGTPPADQQLVEDAVNEYLLDNFGFGLEIVFTDFGDFNQKSAMIINTGEEYDIIFTCSWANDYQANVLKGAFLDLSPYLAMPEYQDLYTTINEGFWEGAKVNGSIYAVPTQKEIAMMPMYQFNKAYVEAANFDYQNVAKFSDLDPYLKFVKENYPDATPLLLSDQKIYRGEYDYVLGFDYPIAVDANGKVSYMYELPDIKDYIVTVRDFFLKGYVDPDAATSDGDMGSEAENWGVSIADGQPFAEVTWSIDIGFDVVTAPLAKPIVTTSSTRGAMHGININSEHPREALDFLQALNVDPKLHNLINYGIEDVHYTKVNDTQILRTEQGSSKYSVPSFAQGNLFNTYTLAGEPENKWEVFKKENDSAIRSNLLGFSVDTSNLKNEMAAINNLRVQYEPLLRTGSVDAEEGIQEYKDKLNQIGLQKVIDTIQTQVDEFLKK from the coding sequence ATGAAATTGAAAAAATACCTATTAACATTTTTGATAGCATCGATGTCTATTGTTGGCGTAGGATGTAGTAACTCAGATCAGGACAATGATGCCGTAACGTTGAAAGCTCACTTTATTGGAACCCCGCCGGCAGATCAGCAGCTAGTAGAAGATGCCGTAAATGAATACCTTTTGGATAATTTTGGTTTTGGCTTAGAAATCGTATTTACCGACTTTGGAGACTTTAATCAAAAATCAGCAATGATCATAAATACAGGCGAAGAATACGACATTATATTTACTTGCTCATGGGCAAATGATTACCAAGCAAATGTGTTAAAAGGGGCATTTTTGGATTTGAGTCCATATCTTGCGATGCCAGAATATCAAGACTTATACACTACTATCAACGAAGGCTTTTGGGAGGGTGCCAAAGTTAACGGCTCAATATATGCAGTTCCGACGCAAAAGGAAATTGCCATGATGCCAATGTATCAGTTTAACAAGGCATATGTGGAAGCCGCAAATTTCGATTATCAAAATGTAGCTAAATTTTCAGATCTAGATCCATATTTAAAATTCGTAAAAGAAAACTATCCAGATGCGACGCCGCTCTTGCTATCGGACCAAAAGATATATCGAGGCGAGTACGACTACGTATTAGGATTTGACTATCCGATTGCAGTAGACGCGAACGGAAAAGTTTCATATATGTATGAGCTACCAGATATCAAAGATTATATTGTAACGGTGCGCGACTTTTTCTTGAAGGGATATGTCGATCCCGATGCGGCCACAAGCGACGGAGACATGGGCTCGGAAGCCGAAAACTGGGGCGTAAGTATAGCAGATGGGCAGCCGTTTGCTGAGGTTACTTGGAGCATAGACATTGGCTTCGATGTAGTAACGGCACCTCTGGCAAAACCAATTGTTACCACTAGCAGTACTCGCGGAGCTATGCATGGCATTAATATTAATAGCGAGCATCCGAGAGAAGCGCTCGACTTCCTACAGGCATTAAATGTAGATCCGAAGCTGCATAACTTAATTAATTACGGCATCGAGGACGTGCATTATACAAAGGTTAATGATACGCAAATTCTTCGAACAGAGCAAGGATCTTCTAAGTATAGCGTACCATCTTTTGCGCAAGGGAATCTATTTAATACCTATACTCTAGCAGGTGAGCCAGAAAACAAATGGGAAGTTTTTAAGAAAGAAAACGACAGTGCGATACGCTCGAACTTGCTAGGCTTTTCGGTAGATACATCGAACCTCAAAAACGAGATGGCGGCAATAAATAATTTGCGTGTACAATACGAGCCGCTTCTTCGAACTGGTTCGGTAGATGCAGAAGAGGGTATACAGGAGTATAAAGATAAGCTAAACCAGATAGGGTTACAAAAAGTGATAGATACCATTCAAACTCAGGTAGATGAATTTCTGAAAAAATAG